From the Salvelinus alpinus chromosome 32, SLU_Salpinus.1, whole genome shotgun sequence genome, one window contains:
- the edaradd gene encoding ectodysplasin-A receptor-associated adapter protein isoform X1 produces MCTSICVKMNSLKAFKEPFDRIISEPVEDTDTSSFMAEMSLKSNYPVQVTEPQDTVTLQLRSMPPGYLTPLSDRIKQPVEDGVECICTGSISPDFPKELQFLKNQCEKCCCSAPPPKISDLMDDNDLLDLLRLKLDPNHCTVKNWKNFASRWGMSYDELTLLEHRTQGSMCHSPTQEFLLRNNHKTVTELTELCRVYQRIDVLRLLQRWMENDWPSRWQNAH; encoded by the exons ATGTGTACGTCTATTTGTGTCAAGATGAATAGCTTGAAGGCGTTTAAGGAGCCATTCG ATAGAATCATCTCTGAACCAGTGGAGGACACAGATACTAGTAGCTTCATGGCAGAAATG TCCTTGAAGTCCAACTATCCAGTCCAAGTCACAGAACCTCAAG ATACAGTGACACTGCAGCTGAGGTCCATGCCACCTGGCTACCTCACACCTCTCTCAGACAGAATAAAACAG CCAGTGGAAGATGGTGTAGAGTGCATCTGCACAGGCTCCATCTCACCAG ACTTCCCCAAGGAGCTGCAGTTCTTGAAAAACCAATGTGAGAAGTGCTGCTGCTCAGCTCCACCTCCAAAGATCAGTGACCTAATGGATGACAACGACTTGCTTGACTTACTGCGTCTTAAACTGGACCCAAATCATTGCACTGTCAAGAACTGGAAGAACTTTGCGAGCCGTTGGGGTATGAGCTATGATGAGCTGACTCTGCTGGAGCACCGGACCCAGGGCTCAATGTGCCACAGCCCCACACAAGAGTTCCTGCTGCGCAACAACCACAAGACCGTCACTGAGCTCACCGAACTTTGCCGGGTCTACCAGCGCATTGATGTGCTGCGGCTTCTGCAACGTTGGATGGAGAACGACTGGCCTTCACGCTGGCAAAATGCTCATTAA
- the edaradd gene encoding ectodysplasin-A receptor-associated adapter protein isoform X2, which yields MAEMSLKSNYPVQVTEPQDTVTLQLRSMPPGYLTPLSDRIKQPVEDGVECICTGSISPDFPKELQFLKNQCEKCCCSAPPPKISDLMDDNDLLDLLRLKLDPNHCTVKNWKNFASRWGMSYDELTLLEHRTQGSMCHSPTQEFLLRNNHKTVTELTELCRVYQRIDVLRLLQRWMENDWPSRWQNAH from the exons ATGGCAGAAATG TCCTTGAAGTCCAACTATCCAGTCCAAGTCACAGAACCTCAAG ATACAGTGACACTGCAGCTGAGGTCCATGCCACCTGGCTACCTCACACCTCTCTCAGACAGAATAAAACAG CCAGTGGAAGATGGTGTAGAGTGCATCTGCACAGGCTCCATCTCACCAG ACTTCCCCAAGGAGCTGCAGTTCTTGAAAAACCAATGTGAGAAGTGCTGCTGCTCAGCTCCACCTCCAAAGATCAGTGACCTAATGGATGACAACGACTTGCTTGACTTACTGCGTCTTAAACTGGACCCAAATCATTGCACTGTCAAGAACTGGAAGAACTTTGCGAGCCGTTGGGGTATGAGCTATGATGAGCTGACTCTGCTGGAGCACCGGACCCAGGGCTCAATGTGCCACAGCCCCACACAAGAGTTCCTGCTGCGCAACAACCACAAGACCGTCACTGAGCTCACCGAACTTTGCCGGGTCTACCAGCGCATTGATGTGCTGCGGCTTCTGCAACGTTGGATGGAGAACGACTGGCCTTCACGCTGGCAAAATGCTCATTAA
- the LOC139562587 gene encoding neuroblast differentiation-associated protein AHNAK, producing MNGESQQSRYSESLVLEDSDRGGVVITGITDPRVTNKSGLKEGDEIVAATIHLNHLNKDDLMKILKIMEPYEDNMSFVTKPDLNASVRLGSLDSGLKSPGDMLKDTYSRMQRAVEAPSTEVNGLNGQLNAEGWLKNEINVPTLNGELPNVTLDTPGPDGGAKFPTIGISGPVMKGADQEGTLTHPKVSLSTPEFSTPDASLDLEKPEVKTSGLKYKHPKFKMPHFKLPHVKAKAPKGDVNVSADLEGPGFSGELETRDLNLSAPDVEIKRPDLNGPNAVLKAPDVDIEAPSGKFKWLTLTKPTFGLSGPKMKGHEVDIDADLSAPDMNLSTPNIDGEISASDVDLSIPKAEVDLQAPDIDIEAPSSKFKWPHLNKHKFGLHGPKVNSPGVDVKADLEKPTVDISVPKIEADMSNPDLELNLPKAELSGPEVDVKAPVVDIHPPNGKLKFPTLKKPNFRLSGPNIKAPDIDVDADLKAPDLSLSVPEVEAGINMPDLHTNLPNANIKGPEVDLNASEVDIEPLSGKFKWLTLKKTKFGLSGPKVKGLEELNLATPNVDGEINAPDVDLTLPKADLEGPEVNVDTDAHSGKFKWFNLKKPTADLKGPDVDLQAPEIDIKTPSGKQRFPTLKMPTINWTGHKVKGPKLDGDLKRADLDLSAPNVDVNLPGADLQGLDLNLSTPSITADIAVPDVDLQAPAVNIEAPTGKKQFPTLKMPKINWSGHKVTGPNLDIDADLKKADLDLSAPEVDVNLPEADLQGSDLNLSAPAIEGNIAVPDINVSLPEADLKGPDVDLDLDAPSGKFKLPKLKWPKIRKVKGPELDVDADLKTPELAVDVNSPEADLKGPCLNLKTTDLNLSAPAIEEDIAVPDFNISLPEIDPDAPSGTFKLSKYKLPKFSLTGRRVKGPNLDAELKAPKLDVSVPDVDVSLPTADLLTPVVELKTPDLDLSAPKIEGTIAAPDLSVSLPEADIKGPEVDFDTPEVDPDAPSGTFMLPKFKLPKSSLTGQRVKGPNLDAELKAPKLDVSVPDVDVNLPTADLQATVVELKTPDLSAPTIKGSMAAPDLRTNFPEAGIKGRAIDLKAPEVDLDASSGILKLPKFKLPKSSLTGQRVKGPNLDAELKAPKLDVSVPDVDVNLPTADLQATVVELKTPELSAPTIKGSMAAPDLRTNLPEAGIKGRAIDLKAPEVDLDAPSGILKLPKFKLPKSSLTGQRVKGPNLDAELKAPKLDVSVPDVDVNLPTADLQATVVELKTPDLNRSAPKLDEVNVPEIRINVPKTDLKGPGLDLKAPDVDIDAPSGKFKLPHFKLPTFGLSGSELERQNLDVETPDINVSVPRVESRLEAPKVDLAFLKLSDPNVKSDISAPDVNLSLPKTDLSGPEVELNGPDLSLSTPGIKVSVPDIKGPEVKFKAPDVDIEAPSEKLPHFKMPKFGLSGPRIKGTEFNASADVNTPDVEVSVPKIEGEISTPELSLSAPGVEASADMPYLDVNVPEADLKVDVEGDTHKSTFKWPFKWPSFNSSGSKGKDSDMDDEEVHSRDESKRDQVEVPMFTFHRLPQNNKIESEFQDAAEALGEAMGTPKLEGGLETAGVEVSLPKVNEGPKVTSSSGLINIMERLNRFKAKTPTANVSLPEVKGELRTPSLDVSSTSDVDSSTKLKRGTFKVTKPESGIGLEYPVVDSEENDSMSISLSNMLGLNIKEPDAYY from the exons ATG AATGGGGAAAGTCAGCAAAGTCGTTATTCCGAAAGCTTGGTCCTGGAGGATTCAGACAGAGGAGGAGTTGTCATCACTGGAATCACAGACCCTAGAGTCACTAATAAGAGTGGCTTGAAAGAAG GCGATGAGATTGTTGCTGCCACCATACATCTTAACCACCTCAATAAAGATGACCTGATGAAAATACTTAAGATCATGGAGCCTTACGAAGACAACATGAGTTTTGTGACAAAGCCGGATCTGAATGCCAGCGTCAGACTCGGCTCATTGGACAGTGGTCTCAAAAGTCCCGGGGAT ATGCTCAAAGATACCTACAGCAGAATGCAGCGAGCAGTTGAGGCACCATCTACTGAGGTTAATGGCCTCAATGGACAATTAAATGCAGAAGGCTGGTTGAAGAATGAAATCAATGTTCCCACTTTGAATGGGGAATTGCCCAATGTTACATTGGACACACCTGGACCTGATGGAGGTGCAAAGTTCCCCACCATTGGAATATCTGGGCCAGTAATGAAAGGAGCAGATCAGGAGGGCACCCTCACACACCCTAAAGTCAGTCTATCAACACCAGAGTTCAGCACTCCAGATGCTTCACTTGACTTGGAGAAACCTGAGGTTAAGACGAGTGGATTGAAGTACAAGCATCCAAAATTCAAAATGCCTCACTTCAAACTACCACACGTAAAAGCCAAAGCGCCAAAGGGAGATGTGAATGTATCAGCAGATTTAGAAGGCCCTGGTTTCAGTGGAGAGCTAGAGACACGAGACCTGAACCTCTCAGCCCCTGATGTGGAAATCAAACGCCCAGATTTGAATGGGCCAAATGCTGTCTTGAAAGCTCCAGATGTTGACATAGAGGCTCCTTCTGGCAAATTCAAATGGCTTACTCTCACAAAGCCCACGTTTGGATTATCTGGACCAAAAATGAAGGGACATGAAGTGGACATAGATGCTGACCTGTCTGCACCTGACATGAATCTCTCCACTCCAAACATTGATGGAGAGATAAGCGCATCAGATGTAGACTTGAGTATACCAAAAGCTGAGGTAGATCTGCAAGCTCCAGATATCGACATTGAGGCTCCCTCAAGTAAATTCAAATGGCCTCATTTAAATAAACACAAATTTGGTCTTCATGGGCCCAAAGTCAACTCCCCTGGTGTGGATGTTAAGGCAGATCTGGAGAAACCAACCGTTGATATTTCTGTCCCAAAGATTGAGGCTGATATGAGCAACCCAGATTTAGAATTGAATTTACCCAAAGCAGAACTCAGCGGCCCTGAGGTAGATGTGAAAGCCCCTGTTGTTGATATTCATCCTCCCAATGGGAAACTTAAGTTCCCAACACTCAAAAAGCCCAATTTCAGGCTCTCTGGACCAAATATAAAAGCTCCAGACATTGATGTTGATGCAGATCTGAAGGCACCTgacctcagtctctctgtccctgaaGTTGAGGCAGGGATTAACATGCCTGATTTGCACACAAATCTTCCAAATGCAAATATCAAAGGCCCTGAAGTAGACCTGAACGCATCAGAAGTGGACATTGAGCCCCTTTCAGGGAAATTTAAATGGCTTACTCTAAAAAAAACAAAGTTTGGTCTCTCTGGACCCAAGGTTAAGGGTCTCGAAGAATTGAATCTCGCCACTCCAAACGTTGATGGAGAAATAAATGCACCAGATGTAGATCTTACTTTACCCAAAGCTGACCTTGAAGGCCCAGAGGTAAATGTTGACACTGATGCTCATTCTGGAAAATTCAAGTGGTTCAACCTAAAGAAGCCCACAGCTGATTTGAAAGGTCCAGATGTAGATCTTCAAGCACCAGAGATAGACATTAAGACACCCTCTGGAAAGCAAAGATTTCCAACTTTAAAAATGCCCACAATTAACTGGACTGGACATAAGGTGAAGGGACCAAAGCTTGATGGGGATCTGAAGAGAGCAGATTTGGACCTATCAGCTCCCAATGTTGATGTGAATTTACCAGGAGCAGATCTCCAAGGCCTTGATCTTAACCTCTCCACACCATCAATTACAGCAGACATTGCTGTTCCAGATGTAGATCTTCAGGCACCAGCAGTCAACATTGAGGCACCCACTGGAAAGAAACAATTTCCAACTTTAAAAATGCCCAAAATTAACTGGTCTGGACATAAGGTGACGGGACCAAACCTTGATATTGATGCTGATCTAAAGAAAGCAGATTTGGACCTCTCAGCTCCGGAGGTTGATGTGAATTTACCAGAAGCAGATCTCCAAGGCTCTGATCTCAACCTCTCAGCACCAGCAATTGAAGGAAACATCGCTGTTCCAGATATCAATGTCAGTTTGCCTGAAGCTGACCTCAAAGGACCAGATGTAGATTTAGACCTTGATGCTCCCTCTGGAAAATTCAAGTTGCCGAAACTAAAATGGCCAAAAATAAGAAAAGTAAAAGGACCGGAACTTGATGTAGATGCTGATCTTAAGACCCCAGAATTAGCTGTTGATGTTAATTCACCTGAAGCAGATCTGAAAGGGCCCTGTCTCAACTTGAAAACAACAGATCTCAACCTTTCAGCACCAGCAATTGAGGAAGACATTGCTGTTCCAGATTTCAATATCAGTTTGCCTGAAATTGACCCTGATGCTCCTTCTGGAACATTCAAGTTGTCAAAATACAAACTCCCAAAATTCAGTTTAACAGGGCGAAGAGTTAAAGGACCAAACCTTGATGCTGAGCTAAAGGCCCCAAAATTGGATGTCTCTGTTCCTGATGTGGATGTCAGTTTGCCGACTGCTGACCTCCTAACCCCTGTAGTAGAGCTGAAAACACCAGACCTGGACCTTTCTGCTCCAAAGATTGAGGGAACCATCGCTGCTCCAGATTTGAGTGTCAGTTTGCCTGAAGCGGACATCAAAGGTCCAGAGGTAGATTTTGACACCCCAGAAGTTGACCCTGATGCTCCCTCTGGAACATTCATGTTGCCCAAATTCAAACTCCCCAAATCCAGTTTAACAGGACAAAGAGTTAAAGGACCAAACCTTGATGCTGAGCTAAAGGCCCCTAAATTGGATGTCTCTGTTCCTGATGTGGATGTCAATTTACCGACAGCTGACCTCCAAGCCACTGTAGTAGAGCTGAAAACACCAGACCTTTCTGCCCCCACAATCAAGGGATCTATGGCTGCTCCAGATTTGAGGACCAATTTTCCTGAAGCTGGCATTAAAGGTCGAGCAATAGATCTTAAAGCCCCAGAAGTTGACCTTGATGCCTCATCTGGAATCTTGAAGTTGCCCAAATTCAAACTCCCCAAATCCAGTTTAACAGGACAAAGAGTTAAAGGACCAAACCTTGATGCTGAGCTAAAGGCCCCTAAATTGGATGTCTCTGTTCCTGATGTGGATGTCAATTTACCGACAGCTGACCTCCAAGCCACTGTAGTAGAGCTGAAAACACCAGAACTTTCTGCCCCCACAATCAAGGGATCTATGGCTGCTCCAGATTTGAGGACCAATTTACCTGAAGCTGGCATTAAAGGTCGAGCGATAGATCTTAAAGCCCCAGAAGTTGACCTTGATGCCCCATCTGGAATCTTGAAGTTGCCCAAATTCAAACTCCCCAAATCCAGTTTAACAGGACAAAGAGTTAAAGGACCAAACCTTGATGCTGAGCTAAAGGCCCCTAAATTGGATGTCTCTGTTCCTGATGTGGATGTCAATTTACCGACAGCTGACCTCCAAGCCACTGTAGTAGAGCTGAAAACACCAGACCTCAACCGTTCTGCCCCCAAACTTGATGAAGTGAATGTACCAGAGATTAGAATTAATGTACCCAAAACTGATCTCAAAGGACCTGGACTAGATCTAAAAGCTCCAGATGTAGACATTGATGCCCCTTCAGGCAAATTCAAATTGCCCCATTTTAAGCTCCCCACATTTGGCCTTTCAGGTTCCGAACTGGAGAGACAAAACCTTGACGTTGAGACACCTGACATTAATGTTTCAGTTCCCAGAGTTGAGAGTCGGCTTGAAGCCCCAAAGGTAGATTTAGCATTCCTCAAGCTATCTGATCCTAATGTTAAAAGTGATATCAGTGCTCCAGATGTAAATCTAAGTTTACCAAAAACGGACCTCTCTGGCCCTGAGGTAGAGTTGAATGGTCCTGATCTAAGTCTCTCTACCCCAGGAATTAAAGTAAGTGTCCCAGACATTAAAGGCCCTGAGGTCAAGTTTAAAGCTCCAGATGTTGACATTGAGGCTCCCTCTGAAAAACTGCCACATTTTAAGATGCCAAAGTTTGGTCTCTCGGGACCTAGAATAAAGGGCACAGAATTTAATGCTAGTGCAGATGTAAATACACCTGATGTGGAAGTTTCAGTACCCAAAATTGAGGGAGAGATTAGTACCCCTGAACTGAGTCTCTCTGCTCCTGGCGTTGAGGCCAGTGCTGACATGCCATATTTGGATGTAAATGTACCAGAAGCTGACCTCAAAGTAGATGTTGAGGGAGACACTCACAAAAGTACATTCAAATGGCCATTCAAGTGGCCAAGCTTTAACTCATCTGGCTCAAAAGGTAAAGATTCTGACATGGACGATGAGGAAGTACATAGTAGGGATGAATCAAAGCGTGATCAGGTGGAGGTGCCAATGTTTACATTTCACAGACTGCCACAGAACAACAAGATTGAGAGTGAATTCCAAGATGCTGCCGAGGCCCTTGGTGAGGCAATGGGCACGCCAAAGCTTGAAGGAGGCCTTGAAACAGCTGGCGTAGAGGTCAGTTTGCCTAAAGTGAATGAAGGACCGAAGGTGACATCATCTTCAGGACTTATTAACATCATGGAGCGGTTGAATAGATTTAAAGCAAAAACACCCACAGCTAATGTCTCCTTACCAGAAGTGAAAGGTGAGCTCCGTACCCCTAGCCTTGATGTCAGCTCCACCTCAGACGTAGATAGTTCCACTAAGCTAAAAAGAGGGACTTTCAAAGTTACGAAACCTGAATCTGGGATAGGCCTGGAATACCCTGTAGTGGACTCAGAGGAAAACGATAGCATGTCAATAAGCCTCTCCAATATGCTTGGTCTGAATATCAAAGAGCCCGATGCATATTACTGA